The nucleotide sequence CGTCCGGGGTGTCGTCGGCGACGATCCTGCCGTGGTCCATGACCAGGATCCGGTCGGCGAGCGCGTCGGCCTCGTCGAGGTAGTGCGTGGTCAGCAGCACCGTGACCCCCTGCTCCTCGCGCAGCGAACGGATGTGGTCCCAGAGGTTGGCGCGGCTCTGCGGGTCCAGCCCGGTCGTCGGCTCGTCGAGGAAGACGAGCTGGGGCGAGTGCACCAGACCGATGGCCACGTCGAAGCGTCGCCGCTGGCCGCCGGACAACTCCGACAGGGCCCGCTCGCCGAGACCGTCGAGACTGAGCCGGGGAAGCAGGGCTTGCACACGGGCGGCGGACTCGGTCTTGGACAGGCCCTGCAGCCGGCCTTGCGTGACCAGCTCCTCGCCCACTCGGGTGCCCGGGGCGGGCGCCGCCCCGATCTGCGCGACGTAGCCGATCCGCCGGCGCACCTCGCGCGGATCCTTGCGCAGGTCGACGCCGGCGACCTGAGCCTGCCCGGCGGTCGGGGACAGCAGCGTGGTCAACATGCGCAGCGTGGTGGTCTTGCCCGCGCCATTGGGACCCAGCAGGCCCACGATGGAACCAGGCGCGACGTCGAAGTCGATCGGCAGGACGGCCTCGACCGGACCGGACTTGGTTGTGAACGTGCGGGCCAGGCCGCGGGCGGAGATCATCGGGGCTCCTTCGTGACGTCAGTGGCGCCGATTATTCAAACTTGACTAAGTCTGTGTCAATTCATTTGCCTCGCATTTGCCTCGCGTTTGCCGCTCATTTTTCGCTCATCTGCCTGGCGGGGCGTCCCCGGGAGAGCCCTCGTTCGGGCCCTGCTCGCCCGCCATGACGTAGTCCCCGCGCTTGAGCCGGCGCCGGAAGGCCTGGCTGTAGTCCAGATCGGCGCGCAACCGCGCCCGCAGATAATGGATGATCTCTCGCGCATGATCGGGGATGTCGCCGTCCGCGCCGGTCGCGCCGATCCTGATGGTCGACTCCAGGAAGGCCAGCTGCTTGTCCTGCCCGCGCAGGGTGTCGATCCGGCTCGTCATCGCGGCGATGAGCTCGGTGCGCGGCATGAGCGGAAACATCGACAGTCCCGGAACCAAAGGCTCATTGGCTGGGACGACCGTCCACAGGGTCCTGCGGAGCAGCCCCTGGAACTCCTTCTCGCCTTCTGCGGTCATCTCGTACCGAATACGCTCCGGCCGCGCTCCGGCCGACGCCCGGTCGACCTCACGGATCAGGCCGTCGCGGGCGAGGGTGTTCATGGCCGAGTAGATCGAACCCGGCTTGACGTGGGTGTGTTCCTCGATGTGCCAGGACATCAGTTCGCGCCGCACGTCGTAGCCGTGGACCGGCTGGGCGAAGCGGATGACGCCCAGCACGAGCAGACGAGTCGCGGTCACGGTCGGAGATTACTGCGATTCGGAGGCCCGTGAATAGTCAAGTTCGACTATGGGGACGGTGCGGACGTCGGGCCTTTCCGCTTGGTTGGACGCCGCGGCCGTCACCACCGAATACCCTGGTGCCGGTTCGGACTGCGGCCGTGGTCGGGCTGTGGTGCGGCCGGCGAGCCCCCGTAGCCCAATGGCAGAGGCAGCGAACTTAAAATTCGCACAGTGTCGGTTCGAGTCCGACCGGGGGCACCGCGCAATCGAGCCCGGTGTGGGCGACACCACCGGCCAAGTCGGACGTCCACTAATTGTCCGAGACGGACGTCCACTAATTGTTCGGCCGTTGGACGTCTCGCCCGGGCCCTTGGACATGTTGGTGTCATATCCGTGTGGTGAACTCGTGAGGTGTTTGCAGAGATGGACTCGTTCGCCGAATCCGACATGTCCGAATCGACCATCGACAGCGCTGCCCTCGCCATCCCGTTTGCCGCTTCCGGCTGCGACTCCGGCGAGGATCCGGCGGATCCGGCGGCTGCGGCGGCTGCGGCGGCTGCGGCGGCGGCTGCGGCGTCCAACGGGCTGCACGCCGAGATCGTCGACCTGGCCGCCGAGCGTGCCGCCCTGCTCCGAAGGGTCGGCTACCCCGCCGCCGCCTCCGAGCTGACCTCAGCTGCCGAGCGCTTCGGTAGTTGAGGGTCCCGGCTGGTAGCTGCTGACGAGCCGCGCGGTGGCGCCGCCGTCCACGACCAGCTCGTGCCCGGTGACGAAGGACGCCGAATCCGACAGCAACCAGGCCACCGCCTCGGCGACCTCACGGCTCTCGCCCAGTCGTCCCATCGGCGCCAGCCACGCTTCTCGCTGCTCGGCCTGAACCGGGTCCTCGGCGGCATCGAAGAAGCTCTGGTTCAGCGGTGTCCGGATCGCCCCCGGCAGGACCGCATTGCAGCGGATGCCGTGTACGGCGTAGTCGACTGCGAGCTGCCGTGTCAATGCCGACACCGCACCCTTGGTGGCGGAGTACACGAACGTCTGAGGCAGAGGATGCCGGGCCTGGATCGAGCCGATGTTGACGATGCAGCCACGTTCGCCGGATGCGTCTGCGGCGAGCATGCGCTGCACGGCAACCGAGCATCCCCATACCGTGCCGAGGATGTTGACTTCCAGTTGCTGGCGGGCCGCGGCTTCGCCCACCGCGTGCGCGGGTTGCAGAATCTCGATGCCGGCGTTGTTCACCCAGCCCCGCAGCGGTGCGCCGCCGCACTCGGCTGCCAGATCGGCGGCCCGCTCGGAGGTGGCCCGGTCGGCGACGTCCCCGGGGCAGGCCGTGAACAACGCGGTCCTGCCGGTTGCGGCGGCGATTCTCGCGGCGGCGGCGGACAAAGCGGTGAGCGCGGTCGAATCCCGGTCGATGCCCACGACGGCCCAGCCGCGGTCCAACAGCAGTTCGGTGATGGCGCGACCGATTCCGGACGCGGCGCCGGTCACCACGCACGTCGATGGTGCTGCCATGGCCGGGTCCTCGATCGTGGTCGGTGGATTGGTGGGTGTTCGGGCGCTTGTGCTTCAGGTCTGCCCGCTCGACGTGCTTTCAGGATTCTCGCGGCATGTCGGGGCCAACGCCGGGTACGCAAATCGGGCTGGCTGACTCCGCGCCGCGAGACTACCTTTTCCAGTCATGCCCCCACCCGCACACGTCCCGACCCACACCGCCGAGCAGCTGACCGACGCGGTCGCCGAGCACGGCGAGGGCCCGGTGTGGGATCCGGTCGCCGGCGTCCTGCGCTTCGTCGACATGCTCCGCGGTGACCTGCTCGCCTACACGCCCGGGTCCGGTGCGGTGCAACGCGACCATGTCTCCGATGTCGTCGCGGTCTGGCGTCCACGCATCGGTGGTGGGGCGCTCGTGGCCACCGAGCACGGGTTCGAGGTGTCCGCTGCGGCATCGACAGGTTTTCGCCCGATCGCGACAGCCGTTTCCGATCCGGCGATCCGGCTGAACGAGGGCGGCTGCGACA is from Jatrophihabitans telluris and encodes:
- a CDS encoding PadR family transcriptional regulator, which produces MTATRLLVLGVIRFAQPVHGYDVRRELMSWHIEEHTHVKPGSIYSAMNTLARDGLIREVDRASAGARPERIRYEMTAEGEKEFQGLLRRTLWTVVPANEPLVPGLSMFPLMPRTELIAAMTSRIDTLRGQDKQLAFLESTIRIGATGADGDIPDHAREIIHYLRARLRADLDYSQAFRRRLKRGDYVMAGEQGPNEGSPGDAPPGR
- a CDS encoding SDR family NAD(P)-dependent oxidoreductase, coding for MAAPSTCVVTGAASGIGRAITELLLDRGWAVVGIDRDSTALTALSAAAARIAAATGRTALFTACPGDVADRATSERAADLAAECGGAPLRGWVNNAGIEILQPAHAVGEAAARQQLEVNILGTVWGCSVAVQRMLAADASGERGCIVNIGSIQARHPLPQTFVYSATKGAVSALTRQLAVDYAVHGIRCNAVLPGAIRTPLNQSFFDAAEDPVQAEQREAWLAPMGRLGESREVAEAVAWLLSDSASFVTGHELVVDGGATARLVSSYQPGPSTTEALGS
- a CDS encoding ATP-binding cassette domain-containing protein, translating into MISARGLARTFTTKSGPVEAVLPIDFDVAPGSIVGLLGPNGAGKTTTLRMLTTLLSPTAGQAQVAGVDLRKDPREVRRRIGYVAQIGAAPAPGTRVGEELVTQGRLQGLSKTESAARVQALLPRLSLDGLGERALSELSGGQRRRFDVAIGLVHSPQLVFLDEPTTGLDPQSRANLWDHIRSLREEQGVTVLLTTHYLDEADALADRILVMDHGRIVADDTPDALKAAVSGDVISITVDGDLAVAEQVARQAIDVRRATSEADVLNLTVERGDVSVAPLLRALDTAGLPMRSVTVSRPSLDTVFLELTGRSLRDTDA